TGTCACAAAAGAAGTGGTTGATGACATTAGGCCCACAAAAGTGGAGCTGAAACACGGTACACAATTGGGATATAGAAGCAGAGAGTCCAGCTAAATAGGATCCCAGCACCATCCGAATACAGAGGGTGGGTGACATGATGGATGAATAGAGAAGTGGATTGCAAATGGCACTATATCGGTCATAAGCCATGGCTGTCATGAGACAAGACTCACTCAGTCCCATGGTTGCAAAGACAAAGAACTGAACAGCACAACCCACAAAAGTGATGGTCTGCTGCTCTTGGAAAAAGTTGGAGAGCATCTTGGGAGCTATAGAGGTCACATAGCAGATATCTATGAAGGACAGATTactgaggaagaagtacatgggtgtgtggagGTGAGAGTCTATCCTTATTAAGATGATGAGGCACAGGTTCCAAGTCAGAGTCAAAATGTAGATCAGCAGGAATACAACAAAGAGCACTGCTAGGATTCTGGGAAAATCAGAGAATCCTAAAAGGATGAAATAGGTGATCTGTGTAACATTTCCTCCCCCAATCATTGGCTTGTACTTCTAAaatcaggaaagagagaagagaatacaCAGTTGACTCAGGTGAGATGACAGTATTACAATTCCCATATGTGCTGTTTTTTCCCTCCACTGAGTGCTGGGAAAGACCAATGTCTCACtgccctgacccagacccagcaTTTCATTTCAAATTGTCAAGAAGTGTGTTTTTAAAGTGCTTCaaaataatgatgtattatatgttgccTAAtagaattgaaatatttttaaaagtgctttaGGTTCTCATTAGTTCATGAAGTCTCATGaaaattaaagagatttttttaatttgactgagaactaaaataatataaatgatgtGATTATTACAGAGATCActcatcaaattttttaaaacctctgaTAATTCATTATATAACCATTCATTCACGAGAACATAAGTGGAATCACTCTAGATTAAAACTGAGATAGCCTTTCAGGCCCACATGGCCATCTAGATAATGTTTTGAAATTTCCTCTTTTATCCTTATGAAAAGTTATTTACCCTCTTTGTAATAATTTCACAAACTTTTATATGAATGCAGTTAATATATCATCTTCTAACTGACCTGGAAAACTATATCATAACTTATCACTCTGATAATATTTTCTTGAGGCACAGTATATGTGCCCAATAAAGTTATGGAACAAGTCTTCTTAGGGAAGTCTTTGTACTAAGTATACCAAAGGAAAGGCAGTATAGCTCACAACTGACCCCAAGATTATTTCAATTTTAGGGTACTTTACTGCTTGAGAAACAGCATGAGAACAAATTGAGAACATTAAAGGTTCAGACTTTGGAGTTTTGTCTGCTACCCTCTCGCTTTATGAGCTTCTCCCAGTAGCTTAAAAACACTAAGATTGATTTACTCAAAATGAAGTAATGGACAATAAGATTACTAGGACAGTTACAAGAAAATTCATGGAGATGCTCAGGACACAATTCTGTACACAGTAATTGTTCAATAGGTGTTGGCTATTATTATCATGGATTGCTTTCAGATAACCATGAATCATAGCTGTACTCATGGTTAGGACCATCAACAATGCTATAGTTGTATGGGTTAATTTGAGGAGTTTCCTGGGGCATCACTGAGCTTGTAGACAGTGAGGAATCATTACCCCTAGGCAGAAGTAGATTCAGACCTcatgattatgctgagtgaaataaatcaagcagagagagtccattatcatatggtttcgcttacttgtggagcataaggagtaacatggagaaCATGCAGaggtggaaaggagaagggagttgggggtattggagggagagacaaaccattagagactgtggactctgagaaacaaactaagggttttggaagggagaggagtgggTGGTTTGATGGGCCTGGTGGTGTGTATTACAGaaagcacgtattgcatggagcactgggtgtgatgcataaacaatgaattctggaacactgaaaagaaattttaaaaataagtaaaaatttttaaaagaaagaaacaatgtgtATTCCCtactgataatttttaaagtaattaattaattaattaaaaagctaATTCTACAGGAttcaaattccaaaaaaaaaaaaaatcaatccactCAGGGCCATGAAGACACAAAGCACATAAACAATTTTCTATTTAGTTTGCTTGA
The genomic region above belongs to Neovison vison isolate M4711 chromosome 7, ASM_NN_V1, whole genome shotgun sequence and contains:
- the LOC122914512 gene encoding olfactory receptor 5AN1-like → MIGGGNVTQITYFILLGFSDFPRILAVLFVVFLLIYILTLTWNLCLIILIRIDSHLHTPMYFFLSNLSFIDICYVTSIAPKMLSNFFQEQQTITFVGCAVQFFVFATMGLSESCLMTAMAYDRYSAICNPLLYSSIMSPTLCIRMVLGSYLAGLSASISQLCTVFQLHFCGPNVINHFFCDTPQLLALSCTDTFFVQLLIAILAMFFGIINALIIMISYGYIVMSIMKITSAKGRSKAFNTCASHLTAVSLFYTSSISVYLSSSSGSSSSFDRFASVFYTVVIPMLNPLIYSLRNKEIKDALKRLQKKRWSC